In a single window of the Salvelinus namaycush isolate Seneca chromosome 6, SaNama_1.0, whole genome shotgun sequence genome:
- the e2f7 gene encoding transcription factor E2F7: protein MDTTATMLLYGSKPPTPEHLPSTPVKPSEWGAPPHADPWTPTANLRMLISAASPDIRDREMKKVLFRPIENERAVEDVEVDGPCQYHAVEEGERKPSRKQKSLGLLCQKFLALYPDYPTSDTISISLDEVSTSLGVERRRIYDIINVLESLMIVGRVAKNQYVWYGRRRLGSTLAELQGMGRQQRYHLHMEQAGEGGHREGATTHTPEGGEGDSTAASTRKDKSLRIMSQKFVMLFLVSRTQTVTLDVAAKILIEESQDPASHSKYKTKVRRLYDIANVLTSLGLIKKVHVREERGRKPAFKWIGPADFHSSHEYSEAVAAIALPGGRKQKLARHASFSVVPTSVASQRRVNSAPSSPRRESVDYSRRCVSSSAVCRLQFGTTVTGVSHPSGGLQSPTHSDGNSLLCSPGLAPLAVPVHPEGSYVGPLSPQPPFPPHPHHMAYLPSLSQASVVMLYGGPAAQDGLDCFTTEVQRSPGSGSRESILGKRKQDEGVEEKRESPETELSDRRSVEGNSYQMTTSPRTSSLGHPGGLIREEAPLRVLRDGEVGRQSPHNNLVQPSHYLYVPNSAGLNSLNFLLSAGQTTGGLTLPAGTLPYVLVSSSTLSPYPLMANRGDANLNFNMSAMMSPACFVVGSAGPYAVAGAPEFNGVAVAPALSSPEQHRLFGSAPIPPHSPLESRPPLTFIQTETQTPQTPKEAAAGGGSKAFFQTPGTLGTATTTPVARRRGSAQRRLDIGQPLTN, encoded by the exons ATGGACACCACGGCCACCATGCTGCTGTACGGCAGTAAGCCTCCCACCCCGGAACACCTCCCTAGCACCCCTGTTAAGCCTTCTGAGTGGGGGGCGCCTCCCCACGCGGACCCCTGGACCCCCACTGCCAACCTCAGGATGCTCATCAGTGCTGCCAGCCCTGACATCCGCGACAGAGAGATGAAGAAGGTTCTGTTTAGGCCCATTGAGAATGAGAGAGCAGTGGAGGATGTCGAGGTGGATGGCCCGTGCCAG TATCATGCTGTA gaagagggggaaaggAAGCCCAGCAGGAAGCAGAAGAGCCTGGGCCTGCTGTGCCAGAAGTTCCTGGCCCTGTATCCGGACTATCCAACTTCTGACACCATCAGTATCTCATTGGATGAGGTGTCTACCAGCCTGG gGGTGGAGCGGCGGCGGATCTACGACATCATAAACGTCCTGGAGTCTCTGATGATCGTAGGGCGCGTGGCTAAGAACCAGTACGTGTGGTACGGGCGGCGGCGCCTGGGGTCCACCCTGGCCGAGCTGCAGGGGATGGGCAGGCAGCAGCGCTACCACCTGCACATGGAGCAGGCCGGGGAGGGCGGTCACAGAGAGGGAGCCACCACACACACCccagagggaggggaaggagactCCA CGGCCGCCAGCACCAGGAAAGACAAGTCCCTACGCATCATGAGTCAGAAGTTTGTCATGCTCTTCCTGGTGTCCAGGACCCAGACGGTCACTCTGGACGTGGCCGCCAAAATCCTCATCGAGGAAAGCCAGGACCCCGCCAGCCACAGCAAGTACAAAA CTAAGGTGCGGCGACTGTATGACATCGCCAACGTCCTGACGAGTCTGGGATTGATCAAGAAGGTCCACGTccgggaggagagggggaggaagccTGCGTTCAAATGGATCGGCCCGGCAGACTTCCACAGCAGCCATG AGTACTCGGAGGCTGTGGCGGCCATCGCTCTTCCGGGTGGCAGGAAACAGAAGCTGGCACGCCATGCCTCCTTCAGTGTGGTGCCCACCTCCGTGGCCAGCCAACGCCGTGTCAACTCGGCGCCCAGCAGCCCACGCAGAGAG TCAGTGGACTATTCCAGAAGGTGTGTGAGCAGCAGCGCGGTGTGCCGGCTGCAGTTTGGAACCACGGTTACAGG TGTCTCCCACCCCAGCGGCGGACTTCAGAGCCCCACCCACAGTGACGGCAACTCCCTGCTCTGCTCCCCGGGCCTGGCCCCCCTGGCCGTGCCCGTCCACCCAGAGGGTTCATACGTGGGACCCCTGTCCCCACAACCCCCATTTCCCCCCCATCCCCACCACATGGCCTACCTACCCAGCCTGTCCCAGGCCTCGGTGGTCATGCTGTACGGAGGTCCGGCGGCGCAGGATGGGCTTGACTGCTTTACCACGGAAGTTCAAAGGTCACCGGGGTCAGGGTCCAGAGAGAGCATCCTGGGGAAGAGGAAGCAGGATGAaggagtggaggagaagagggagtcGCCTGAGACGGAGCTATCTGATAGG AGGAGTGTGGAGGGAAACAGCTATCAGATGACCACCAGCCCAAGGACCAGCTCCCTGGGGCACCCAGGGGGGCTCATCAGGGAAGAGGCCCCATTGAGAGTCCTCAGAGACGGGGAGGTGGGCAGACAGAGCCCCCACAACAACCTGGTCCAGCCTTCACACTACCTCTATGTGCCTAACTCTGCAG GTCTCAACAGTCTCAACTTCCTCCTCTCTGCTGGTCAGACGACAGGCGGCCTGACTCTACCTGCTGGCACCCTGCCCTATGTCCTCgtgtcctcctccaccctctccccctacCCACTCATGGCCAACAGGGGCGATGCCAATCTCAATTTCAACATGTCTGCCATGATGTCCCCCGCCTGCTTCGTGGTGGGATCCGCCGGGCCCTACGCAGTGGCCGGAGCCCCGGAGTTCAATGGGGTGGCAGTGGCGCCGGCCCTATCCAGTCCAGAGCAGCACAGGCTGTTCGGGTCGGCACCCATACCTCCACATTCTCCCTTGGAGTCCAGGCCGCCTCTGACCTTcatccagacagagacacag ACACCACAGACTCCCAAGGAGGCGGCAGCTGGCGGTGGCTCCAAGGCCTTCTTCCAGACGCCGGGGACCCTGGGAACGGCCACCACAACCCCCGTGGCCCGCCGACGAGGCTCCGCCCAGAGGAGGCTGGACATCGGCCAACCACTGACCAATTAG